One window from the genome of Bufo bufo chromosome 4, aBufBuf1.1, whole genome shotgun sequence encodes:
- the LOC120999462 gene encoding neural Wiskott-Aldrich syndrome protein-like isoform X1 — MPMDRFELGYEPRKFRGRGNRGRGNFIGRGMKVQASFGREKFVNKPMNGIVPMRRGIGRMHPYMDPRGRGGMRGRPPGFMPPPPPLPPREMGEPFPPPLPPPPPPLAPLRRGHPPPGLMGFRGMPPPPRGRGMLPPPPPRGNFSQLRGFPNGRGAAAHPPPPGRGQRWPGPPGGRRF; from the exons ATGCCAATGGACCGGTTCGAGCTCGGCTACGAGCCCAGGAAATTTAG ggGCCGAGGAAATCGGGGCAGGGGGAACTTCATTGGTAGAGGCATGAAGGTTCAAGCGTCATTTGGAAGGGAGAAGTTTGTGAATAAACCAATGAATGGCATTGTACCAATGAG ACGTGGTATTGGGAGAATGCATCCGTACATGGACCCTCGAGGACGTGGAGGTATGAGAGGACGACCTCCAGGATttatgccaccaccaccaccacttccTCCAAGGGAAATGGGAGAACCCTTTCCACCACCACTCCCTCCACCACCACCTCCCCTCGCTCCTCtaag GCGTGGACACCCACCACCTGGACTGATGGGGTTTAGAGGCATGCCACCTCCCCCCCGTGGTAGAGGTATgttgccgccaccaccaccaagaGGAAACTTTTCTCAACTAAGAGG CTTTCCCAATGGACGCGGTGCTGCAGCACATCCTCCGCCACCTGGCCGGGGCCAGAGATGGCCCGGACCGCCAGGTGGCAGACGCTTTTAA
- the MRPS10 gene encoding 28S ribosomal protein S10, mitochondrial — translation MSACRGFALLSRTVRAAARCQVLKTRQLPSCACTATQGYRHVRTSSHAASTAMPGTPPNDIQSRVQKLISTTNEPDVLYKKIEVLAKGHDKSVLDSYEYFTVLAAKELGLSLEVNEPKRKIERFTLLKSIHIFKKHRVQYEMRTHYRCFELKHLTGSTANVYLEYIQRNLPEGVALEITKTKLEKLPEHLKQPIWDKLESVEQT, via the exons ATGAGCGCCTGTAGAGGATTTGCCCTTCTCTCCCGCACTGTGCGGGCAGCGGCGCGTTGTCAG GTGCTCAAAACAAGGCAGCTTCCCTCGTGTGCCTGTACTGCTACCCAGGGTTACAGACATGTAAG AACTAGCAGCCATGCTGCATCTACTGCGATGCCAGGGACTCCTCCAAATGACATACAGTCCAGAGTGCAGAAGCTG ATAAGTACTACTAATGAGCCAGACGTCCTGTACAAGAAGATAGAAGTGTTAGCAAAGGGCCATGACAAATCTGTGCTGGATAGTTACGAATACTTCACAGTCCTGGCAGCTAAGGAGCTTGGCCTGTCTCTGGAAGT GAATGAGCCAAAGAGGAAGATTGAACGTTTCACCCTCTTAAAATCAATACACATCTTTAAGAAGCACAGGGTGCAGTATGAGATGAGGACACATTACAGATGCTTTGAG TTAAAACACCTGACCGGAAGCACTGCTAACGTTTACTTAGAATACATCCAGCGCAATCTCCCTGAAGGTGTGGCCTTAGAGATCACAAAG ACCAAACTTGAGAAGTTACCAGAACATCTAAAACAGCCAATATGGGACAAACTGGAGAGCGTGGAGCAGACTTGA
- the LOC120999462 gene encoding neural Wiskott-Aldrich syndrome protein-like isoform X2, producing the protein MPMDRFELGYEPRKFRGRGNRGRGNFIGRGMKVQASFGREKFVNKPMNGIVPMRRGIGRMHPYMDPRGRGGMRGRPPGFMPPPPPLPPREMGEPFPPPLPPPPPPLAPLRRGHPPPGLMGFRGMPPPPRGRGMLPPPPPRGNFSQLRGT; encoded by the exons ATGCCAATGGACCGGTTCGAGCTCGGCTACGAGCCCAGGAAATTTAG ggGCCGAGGAAATCGGGGCAGGGGGAACTTCATTGGTAGAGGCATGAAGGTTCAAGCGTCATTTGGAAGGGAGAAGTTTGTGAATAAACCAATGAATGGCATTGTACCAATGAG ACGTGGTATTGGGAGAATGCATCCGTACATGGACCCTCGAGGACGTGGAGGTATGAGAGGACGACCTCCAGGATttatgccaccaccaccaccacttccTCCAAGGGAAATGGGAGAACCCTTTCCACCACCACTCCCTCCACCACCACCTCCCCTCGCTCCTCtaag GCGTGGACACCCACCACCTGGACTGATGGGGTTTAGAGGCATGCCACCTCCCCCCCGTGGTAGAGGTATgttgccgccaccaccaccaagaGGAAACTTTTCTCAACTAAGAGG CACATAG